In a genomic window of Amblyomma americanum isolate KBUSLIRL-KWMA chromosome 4, ASM5285725v1, whole genome shotgun sequence:
- the LOC144130214 gene encoding uncharacterized protein LOC144130214, whose product MSSAVESSAISGNEGPDGPEVRLPLPLRLPSPPRLPSPPPRLPSPPPRLPSPPPQLPSPPRLISPPYVKPLRWHAVWLPFRTPRKWNLRRAAPMALLEAWHIPKVLEARQRFENIEGEGLRHVHGMAEVQASPHQMRANLCENMLPC is encoded by the exons ATGAGCTCTGCAGTGGAAAGCTCTGCAATTTCTG GCAATGAAGGTCCCGATGGGCCTGAAGTCCGGCTGCCATTGCCGCtgaggctgccatcgccaccccggctgccatcgccaccaccccggctgccatcgccaccaccccggctcccgtcgccaccaccccagctgccatcgccaccccggctgatatcaccaccct ATGTCAAGCCTCTACGATGGCACGCTGTTTGGCTTCCTTTTCGAACACCTCGAAAATGGAACCTTCGGCGAGCGGCTCCAATGGCTCTACTGGAAGCATGGCACATTCCAAAGGTTCTGGAAGCACGGCAACGCTTCGAAAACATCGAAGGAGAAGGGCTACGCCATGTTCATG GAATGGCTGAGGTACAAGCATCTCCCCACCAAATGCGGGCGAATTTATGCGAAAACATGCTTCCTTGCTGA